The Methylocella tundrae genome contains the following window.
GTATGATTGATGGTGTCGTGCGCAGCGAAATTCCAGCCAATCGGACCATACACGGTCGAGTCGTCGGTAACGAAGCGGCTATCGGCATGGGCGTGCCGCCCGATGAGCGGACGAAGGGTCTGCGCAGTCACGTTAGGAACGTGGAAGCTGCGCACGCGCCCGTTACGTTCGACCAAAGACATAACGGCTTGCTTGGGTCCCGGCGCCAGAAAGGCTCGGGTTAGAGAACTCCTGCCAATATAGGTTTCGTCGGCCTCGACAGTTTCACCAGCCCCGCCTAGTGGCGGGGTAAACAGGCCGTGGATTTCCTTCATGGCCTCACGAATGCGGTGACCAAGGAACCAAGCGGTTTTCATGCTGCCGCCGAAAGTCCGCTGAAGCTGGCGAGTGCTAATGCCCTTCTTGCTTGAGCAGAGCAGATAAATCGCCTGAAGCCAGATATGCAGCGGAACATGGCTGGACTCAAAAACAGTCCCCATCCGCACGGTAAAAGGCTTGCGGCAGACGTAGCACTTATAAAGACCGGGTCGGGTCGATTTGCCCTGCAATTTGCTGACGCGCGCGGTCTCTCCGCAGTGATGGCAGATCGGGCCATCGGGCCAAAGCCTTTCCTCAACATAGGCGAAGGCGGCGACCTCGTTATGAAAATGAGCGGCGGAAAGGGCGGATTGCATGGCGGTCTACTCCTTAACCGCCAATCTACCAATAGTGGCTGGGTATGTCAAGTGTAACATCGCCGTTCTGTATTGTCGCAAACAAACCATGAACGCGCGAGGGAAAAGCTGTGGGATCGGCGACGTCACGCGGCCTTCTGATAGTCCTTGATGTCGGAGAAGGTCACATCCGGCCATTTGTCCTGCTCATATTTCAGGTCCCAGGCAGAGGCGCCCATGAAGACCGGGGCGCCGTCGAGATCGACCGCCATGGAGGAGGGGTGCGCGCGAATAAATTTGTCGAGTTCGGCCGGCGCGGCCGTGATCCAGCGGCAGGATTCAAAACGGCTCTGCTCGAAACTGACGCCTAACCCATATTCGGCCTCGAGCCGTTCGGCGAGCACGTCGAGCTGCAAGGCGCCGACGACGCCGACGATCGCGCCCGAACCGTCGTTCGGCAAGAAGAGCTGCACGACGCCTTCCTCGGCCATTTGGCCCAGCGCCTCGCGCAGTTTTTTCGCCTTCATGGCGTCACTGATCTTGACGCGGCGGAGAATTTCCGGGGCAAAGCTCGGCACGCCGCGAAACACAAGATCCTCGCCCTCGGTCAGCGTGTCGCCGATGCGCAGCGTGCCGTGGTTCGGAATGCCGACGACATCGCCCGCGTAAGCTTCTTCCGCCAATTGCCGATCCTGCGCGAAGAAAAATTGCGGCGCGTTGAGCGCGATGTTTTTCCCCGTGCGCACGAGCTTCGCCTTCATGCCGCGCCGCAATTTGCCCGAGCAGACGCGCATAAAAGCGATGCGGTCGCGGTGGTTCGGGTCCATATTCGCCTGAATCTTGAACACGAAGCCCGTCATCTTGTCCTCTCGCGCATCGACATTGCGCGAGGCCGCCTCCAGCCCATGCGGGGGCGGGGCGAATTTCGCCAGCGCGTCGATCAAGTCGCGCACGCCGAAATTGCGCAGCGCGCTGCCGAAGAAAACCGGCGTCAGATGGCCCTCCAGAAAGGCCTTTTGATCGAAGGCTTTGAGGCCCGCGCGGGCGAGTTCGATCTGTTCTTTCGCCGCCTCGAACTCGGCCTCGCCCAAAAGTCCCTTGATGAAGGGATCATCGGGTCCGGCGACGGGCACGGCTTCGGCGTCGCGGTCGAGCCGGCGCACGACATTATGCTCGAGATCATAAGTGCCGGCAAAACTGCGCCCACTGCCAAGCGGCCAGGTGATCGGCGCGACATCGAGGGCGAGCGTTTTTTCGATCTCATCCAAAAGATCGAAGGGATCGCGCGTTTCGCGGTCCATCTTGTTGATGAAAGTCAGGATCGGAATGTCGCGCAGGCGGCAGACCTCGAACAGCTTTCGCGTGCGCGCCTCGATGCCCTTGGCGGCGTCGATCACCATGATCGCTGAATCGACGGCGGTGAGGGTGCGATAGGTGTCCTCGGAAAAGTCCTCATGGCCGGGCGTGTCGAGCAGATTATAGACGCAATCGCCATATTCGAAGGTCATCACCGATGTGACGACCGAGATCCCGCGTTCGCGCTCGATGCCCATCCAGTCGGAGCGGGTCTGGCGCCGGTTGGCTTTGGCGCGCACTTCGCCGGCGAGCTGGATCGCGCCGCCGAACAGCAGCAGCTTTTCGGTCAGCGTGGTTTTGCCCGCGTCGGGGTGGGAGATGATGGCGAAGGTTCGCCGCCGGGCGACCGGATCAGAAGCGCTCATGGCGCTGCTACGTCGCAAGGGGCGACGCTTATGTCAATCATCGAATGACGCGCCAGCCAATGCCGCCTCGCGCGGATCGCTTGCGGCGCGCGAAAAGGGGCTTAGCTTTCCGTGGCGCAGCCTGGTTCCTGACGCTCCCGGATTGTAAACGGAAACCGTCGGTTTCCAGAAAGAGGCGCGACCGCGATGGAAACAAGCGATAAATACAATCTGCAACGCTTCGTCGAGGCTCAAAATTCCGTATTCGAGGAGGTTTGCTCCGAACTGGAGGAAGGCCGCAAGAAAACCCATTGGATGTGGTTCATCTTCCCGCAGATCGCGGGTCTCGGGCATAGTCCCATGGCGCAACGCTATGCGATTTCAGGCCGCGCGGAGGCCGAGGCCTATGTCCGTCATCCGGTTCTTGGGCCAAGGCTGCGGCGCTGCACGCATCTGGTCAATCGGGCGATTGGGCGTTCAATCAATCAGATTTTCGGATCGCCTGACGACATGAAGTTTCATTCCTCGATGACTTTGTTCGCCCGGACGGCGGACGACAGCCAGATATTCAGGGACGCGCTGCAGAAATATTTTGCAGGGGAATTGGACCAGGCGACGCTGCAACGGCTTTGAGGCTCAAGGCGATCTTCAAGCTTTGGACGTCGGCCGCCAGAGCTCGAAAAAATGGTTGAGCGGGCCGTGTCCGCCGCCGACGCTCAGCTCATCGGCGGCTTCGAGCGCGCGGGTCAGATAGGTTTTCGCGGCGCCGATCGCCTCCGGCAGCGCAAAGCCAAGGCCAAGATAGGCTGCGATCGCCGACGATAGCGTGCAGCCCGTGCCATGCGTGTTAGGCGTCGCGACGCGGGGAGCTGAAAAGATCCGCTCCGATGCGCCGTCGAAATAAAGATCGTCGCAGGATGCGCCCGCCGCGTCGCCGCCCTTTATCAATATGGCCCTGGCGCCGAGGCGATGCAGCCGCTCGGCCGCCGCGCGCATCTCAGCGGCGTCCCTTACCCTCGGAAGGCCCGAGAGCCGCGCGGCTTCATCGAGGTTGGGCGTGACGAGCGTTGCGAGCGGAAACAGTCGCTCGATCATCGCTTGCTCGACGCCTGACGCGGCCAGCGGGTCGCCGCTCGTTGCAGCGAGCACCGGATCGAGCACGACCGCGCGGGGCCCGCGCACGGCGAGGCGCGCGGCGACGGTTTCGACGATCGCGGCCGATCCCAACATGCCGATCTTGACCGCCGCGACGTCGATATCCTCGAAAATCGCGTCGATCTGTGCGCCGACGAACTCCGGCGGTGGGAGGTGAAGGCCGCGCACGCCCGTGGTGTTCTGGGCGGTGAGCGCCGTGATCGCCGCCATGCCGTAGCATCCGAGCGCGGCGAAGGTCTTGAGATCGGCCTGTATGCCGGCGCCTCCGCTCGGATCGGAGCCGGCGATGGAGAGAATGTTTGGAATCATATTCTCTCTCTCCGGCTAGAGCAGAATGCGTCCAGGCAGAATCGCATCCTGCTCTTTAAGTCTTTGTTTTGACGCGTCACGCCGACATCGGCCTCCTGCGGCGGAAGCGCCGCAGGGGCGCCGTCAAGGCCCGAAAGAGGCCGACGCCGGTCAGGAAGCCCAGTCCTGCCAGGACAAATCCTTCGCTTGTCACAGGAACGGCGGGCTCATAGCTCGCATAGGCCTGGCGCGCGATCAAGGGGTCGAAATCGGCCGCCAGTGCGGCCAATCTTCCAAGCGAACCGGATCGCGCCATGTCTGCGTTGGCGCGCGATAGCGTTTGCAGACGCGCAACGATCTGCTCCATCTGAAGGCCGCGTTCGCGGATAAATTCATCGCCGTCGCCGGAAAGACGCGCAATGCCCTGCTCCTCGCTCAGGCCAAGCTGGGCGCTATCCGCGTCGAATTGGGAGACGATTTTCTGCAATTCGTCGATCGCGCCGCCAAGTCTTTGCCGGTACTGCTGGGCATATTCAGGAATCTGCGACGCGGTCAGCCCGACGACGGCGCCAACAAACAGCGCTAGTCTCGACCTCAGCATTGGAATCATCCCCCGGGGCGCGCAAGCCTGCAACGTCAATGAGCGCGGCGCGGCGGAGTTCCGGCAAGCCTCGGCTCCAATCTTCGCGGCGCGGGCCGCGCGGAGTCAGGCTGGCATGGTCAAGATACCGGACGCGCCGTCGGCGCAGCCAAACAGCAGCCTGCGGCCGGCGTCGTCCCAACAGAGAGCGGTGACAGCGGCGTTCTCGCCGGCTCCGCTGGCGCGCACAAGAAGCTCGGCGCCGTCGGCGAGGCGGCAGAGCAGGATCATGCCGTCCTCATAGCCCTGCGCCAGAACGGGGCTCTTTGGATGAAACGCGACGCAACTGATCTTGGCTTGCCGGACGCCGCATTCGCGCGGCGCTTTATTGATCGGCCCCTCCTTGGAGTTAAACGGCCATATGATGCTGGCGTCGGCCCCCGAGGTCGCCAGCCAATGGCCGTCGGACGACCAGGACATGGAGCGCGGCTTGGCCGGATAGCCGCTGAGCCGCAGGTCTTTTTTATCGGCGAGCCGCCAAGCGTGCAGAGAATTTTCCTGCATCGCCGTCACAATGAAGCGGCCGTCGGGGGAAACCGTGATTTCGAGATGCGAGCCTTTCCAGTGCAGCTCCTCGGGCGGGGCGGCGGCGTTCGGAAACCACAGGCGTGCGCCATTATAATGCGAGATCGCAATCCTGTAGCCTTTGGGCAGGAAAGCGAGGCCGCGCACGCTCGAGGGCGCTGTCGTTGTCTTGATTTCGCCTTTGGGATCGCGCGCGAAGACCTGTTTGCCTGTTGACCAGGCGAGCGCGCCGTCGCCGCGCGCGGCAAGCGCGTCGATCCATCTGCCTTTCTCATAGGCGATCTGACGCGGCGCGCCGTCTTCGGAGATCAGCACGACCCTGCCGTCGTCACCACCCGTGGCCAGCTCCTTTCCGGCTTTCGCCGCGACCAGAATGGCGGCGTCGGGATGCACGGCAATGCGTTTTTGTCCGCCTGTCCCGGTCAGAAGCACATGGCCATCGCCGAGCGCCAAAGCGGGCGTCGCGCCGATGAAGGCCGCGGCGGTCACCGGCGCCCCTGCGTCGATAGGGGCGACATTGGAAGTCAGGGAATTAATCGGCTCGACCATGTCTCGCTCAAGTGAGTTTGGTGCACACTAACTGCAGGTACTATAAATGATACTTTACAACGATCTGGCTTTAATTGAGATTAGAATCAGCGCTGATATTAATAATATTGCTGATATTGCGCAAAACCCAAGACCGATATACGCCGTTGTTGATGGATTGCTTTTCATCAACAGATTAGGATGGGTTTTTTCATACCTTTCTGAAGCGCGAATAAATAGACCAAGTCGAGCGGATGTAAAATAAATATACGATATTATCGCGGTGATAAGTCCGATTGGGAAAAAATAAAAGAAAATAGTTATCCCATGATTGTAAGGAGATCCTTTGCCATCTTTGACTAGCGTGATGGCGCCAAACAAGCCAGCCCCATGAGCAACAAAGAGATAGTTCAGGCCTTTGAAAAGAGGGTCGAAGACATCGTTTAGCTCTGCGCGCTCATTTGCCAGCCATTTCTGAAATTCTTCATCTGGAATATGGTCCCGCTTTCCATCCATGTGGCCCTCCCTCAGGCGGCGCAAGCCAGAAAGCCGCTGCGGATTTCATCTTCCTTCAGGTTGCGGCCGATAAAGACGACGCGGCTGACGCGCTTTTCGCCCGGCTTCCAATCCCGTTGCAGATCGCCGTCAAGGATCATGTGGACGCCCTGAAAAACGAAACGCTTCGGCTCGTCCTTGAAGGCGAGAATGCCTTTGGAACGCAAAATCGAGGCGCCCTCGGTCTGAATGTAGGTGTTGATCCAGGGCATGAATTTATCCGCGTCGACATCGCCCTCGATCGTCAGGGCGACCGACTGCATGTCCTCGTCATGATAATGCTTGAGGCCGTGCGAGGCGTGCTCATGATGCTCGTGCCCGTGATGATGATGATCGTCATGATCATGATGGGCGTGGTCGTGATGATCGTGGTCGTGAGCGTCCTCGACTTCGAGGAACTGCGGTTCGATGTCGAGGATGCGATCGAGATCGAAGGCGTTGCGGCCCAGCACTTCATTGATGGGTACGGCGCATTTCACAGTCTCATGCAATGTGGCGTAAGGGTTGATGGCGCGGATGCGCGCCTCCACGTCGCGCAACTCTTCGGCGCTCACGAGATCGGTCTTGTTGAGAATGATGACGTCGGCAAAGGCGATCTGGCTTTTAGCCTCGGGCGCGTCCTTCAGCCGCTCGGCGAGCCATTTGGCGTCGGCGACCGTCACGACGGCGTCGAGCCGCGCGGCGTTTTGAACGTCGGCGTCGACGAAAAAGGTTTGCGCGACGGGCGCGGGGTCCGCGAGCCCGGTCGTCTCGACGATGATGGCGTCGAATTTGCCCTTTCGTTTCAACAGGCCTTCGATGATGCGGATGAGATCGCCGCGGACCGTGCAGCAGATGCAGCCATTGTTCATCTCGAAGACTTCTTCGTCGGCGCCGACGACGAGGTCGTTGTCGATGCCGATCGCGCCGAATTCATTGACGATGACGGCGAACTTCCGCCCGTGGTCCTCCGACAGGATGCGGTTCAAAAGCGTCGTCTTGCCGGCGCCGAGATATCCTGTGAGCACGGTGACGGGAATTTTTTCGGCCATTCGATCCTCCGGGGACTTGGCGACCATCTTTGCCTCAGGGCGACGCCTCCCGCCAAAACGGGAAACGCGAGCGGC
Protein-coding sequences here:
- a CDS encoding IS1595 family transposase; translated protein: MQSALSAAHFHNEVAAFAYVEERLWPDGPICHHCGETARVSKLQGKSTRPGLYKCYVCRKPFTVRMGTVFESSHVPLHIWLQAIYLLCSSKKGISTRQLQRTFGGSMKTAWFLGHRIREAMKEIHGLFTPPLGGAGETVEADETYIGRSSLTRAFLAPGPKQAVMSLVERNGRVRSFHVPNVTAQTLRPLIGRHAHADSRFVTDDSTVYGPIGWNFAAHDTINHTRKEYVRGDVHTNTIEGYFSILKRGLYGVYQHVSEAHLRRYLSEFDFRYSNRIKLGINDKERANIALVGVKGKRLTYQTTRRGRPAEQAKA
- a CDS encoding peptide chain release factor 3 yields the protein MSASDPVARRRTFAIISHPDAGKTTLTEKLLLFGGAIQLAGEVRAKANRRQTRSDWMGIERERGISVVTSVMTFEYGDCVYNLLDTPGHEDFSEDTYRTLTAVDSAIMVIDAAKGIEARTRKLFEVCRLRDIPILTFINKMDRETRDPFDLLDEIEKTLALDVAPITWPLGSGRSFAGTYDLEHNVVRRLDRDAEAVPVAGPDDPFIKGLLGEAEFEAAKEQIELARAGLKAFDQKAFLEGHLTPVFFGSALRNFGVRDLIDALAKFAPPPHGLEAASRNVDAREDKMTGFVFKIQANMDPNHRDRIAFMRVCSGKLRRGMKAKLVRTGKNIALNAPQFFFAQDRQLAEEAYAGDVVGIPNHGTLRIGDTLTEGEDLVFRGVPSFAPEILRRVKISDAMKAKKLREALGQMAEEGVVQLFLPNDGSGAIVGVVGALQLDVLAERLEAEYGLGVSFEQSRFESCRWITAAPAELDKFIRAHPSSMAVDLDGAPVFMGASAWDLKYEQDKWPDVTFSDIKDYQKAA
- a CDS encoding DUF1810 domain-containing protein, which encodes METSDKYNLQRFVEAQNSVFEEVCSELEEGRKKTHWMWFIFPQIAGLGHSPMAQRYAISGRAEAEAYVRHPVLGPRLRRCTHLVNRAIGRSINQIFGSPDDMKFHSSMTLFARTADDSQIFRDALQKYFAGELDQATLQRL
- the thiD gene encoding bifunctional hydroxymethylpyrimidine kinase/phosphomethylpyrimidine kinase, with amino-acid sequence MIPNILSIAGSDPSGGAGIQADLKTFAALGCYGMAAITALTAQNTTGVRGLHLPPPEFVGAQIDAIFEDIDVAAVKIGMLGSAAIVETVAARLAVRGPRAVVLDPVLAATSGDPLAASGVEQAMIERLFPLATLVTPNLDEAARLSGLPRVRDAAEMRAAAERLHRLGARAILIKGGDAAGASCDDLYFDGASERIFSAPRVATPNTHGTGCTLSSAIAAYLGLGFALPEAIGAAKTYLTRALEAADELSVGGGHGPLNHFFELWRPTSKA
- a CDS encoding DUF2937 family protein; translated protein: MLRSRLALFVGAVVGLTASQIPEYAQQYRQRLGGAIDELQKIVSQFDADSAQLGLSEEQGIARLSGDGDEFIRERGLQMEQIVARLQTLSRANADMARSGSLGRLAALAADFDPLIARQAYASYEPAVPVTSEGFVLAGLGFLTGVGLFRALTAPLRRFRRRRPMSA
- a CDS encoding WD40 repeat domain-containing protein, yielding MVEPINSLTSNVAPIDAGAPVTAAAFIGATPALALGDGHVLLTGTGGQKRIAVHPDAAILVAAKAGKELATGGDDGRVVLISEDGAPRQIAYEKGRWIDALAARGDGALAWSTGKQVFARDPKGEIKTTTAPSSVRGLAFLPKGYRIAISHYNGARLWFPNAAAPPEELHWKGSHLEITVSPDGRFIVTAMQENSLHAWRLADKKDLRLSGYPAKPRSMSWSSDGHWLATSGADASIIWPFNSKEGPINKAPRECGVRQAKISCVAFHPKSPVLAQGYEDGMILLCRLADGAELLVRASGAGENAAVTALCWDDAGRRLLFGCADGASGILTMPA
- a CDS encoding CobW family GTP-binding protein, which translates into the protein MAEKIPVTVLTGYLGAGKTTLLNRILSEDHGRKFAVIVNEFGAIGIDNDLVVGADEEVFEMNNGCICCTVRGDLIRIIEGLLKRKGKFDAIIVETTGLADPAPVAQTFFVDADVQNAARLDAVVTVADAKWLAERLKDAPEAKSQIAFADVIILNKTDLVSAEELRDVEARIRAINPYATLHETVKCAVPINEVLGRNAFDLDRILDIEPQFLEVEDAHDHDHHDHAHHDHDDHHHHGHEHHEHASHGLKHYHDEDMQSVALTIEGDVDADKFMPWINTYIQTEGASILRSKGILAFKDEPKRFVFQGVHMILDGDLQRDWKPGEKRVSRVVFIGRNLKEDEIRSGFLACAA